DNA from Rhinolophus ferrumequinum isolate MPI-CBG mRhiFer1 unplaced genomic scaffold, mRhiFer1_v1.p scaffold_109_arrow_ctg1, whole genome shotgun sequence:
AATTTGAACTGTTCAGAAGTAGCTAAGCAAATACTTTTCTGGTCTATGATAAACATTTAATGACACAGGCAGCACCTGGCAGTTAGCAAAGTGCTCTGTGAGTGTCCTCAAAATGTCTCCACATCCCGAAATGAAGAGCTTCACTAATTGGCTCCAACTTGTCAGGTCCGAGTGTTTAGATGggttatatttactttttaaaaatgattttaagtttaCTAAGTAAGATAATTTTTTAGTACTTTACTAATCATTCATTTCCATATTCACATTCTATGTATTTTCTCATGGTCAACAAACTGACTCAAATGACTTAAATTATCCCACCATTTAAAGAGAAAAGCCTCAGCAATGATTTTAAACCATGGAGTTAACTTAATTTCACCACTGGCTGCCTTTTccagtatttctttcatttcttcttttgacaCATAGCAATAGCTTTTAATCTCATTGGGGTCTGGATTCAAAGTTACATTCTTCCTCACAAACAAGATGTAATCAATTTCATGTTCTCCCCAGATACCATCAGACTGTGCCTTGTAGTGAATCCGTGTTAGATACTTCATTTCTTCTGGAGGAACCTAGGATGATAATGAATCAGTAACAAAAACATCAacaccaaaaaagtaaaataacaaacCCACCATGTATCTCGAACAACAATAGTATAGTTTCAGAGTTAGgacttctaaaatattaatttcctattgATGATTTATGGAAATACTAGTTTCAagtatctaattttttttccataggacCTAAAgttcatttattgaaataattatattttaaaagcagtcaCTCAGACTAGAATTGTGACATTCTCCTTCATATGTTAATGTTTGTTACTTTTTCAGAGAAAAACGTTTACCATTTAACTAGAGAGACATACTTTATTCAAGTTTTATTTAAAGGGAACAattctgggggaggggaggtgggttGATTTCAACAATTCAGCCAATCAGCTGTAATTCACATCCCTAAGGACTTCCACAAGAAAGTATCCATTTTGATCTGACAACTATAAAAACAGTCAACTTTATATATTGGTTAACAGAGCAATCCATTTGGGTACTGAGCTAAATTCTGACAAATAGtaagaaatcaaaatttaatcTTTATTCAAGGTGCTTTTTGGGGCACAAAGCAAAGAGGTTACAAAGCAAAGACCTGcacttgaatttaaaattttattgaaaaatgttttcatatttcttgtatGGTTGGTTGTTCAATCAATCTGGTTACCTGTTCCAGGGGAATTCCGAATTCAGCCTTTAAACGCCTCTGTGCTGCTCGTCTTACTCCCATAGCATCATCTTCTTCAAGCTCTGTTGCATTGCTTAAGGGATGACTACAGCAAGTATTGGTAAAACAACCTGGAACATGTTAATATAGTTGCAGATTAACTTTTCTTCCAAGTAGGTCTAAAAGATCAAGAAAatctaaagttttaaaagtaacagaaagaaataaaatgaggattTCTAAATCAGTTATAGCGAACTATCAGTAATCATTTTGTAAAACAGGCAAATTCTCTCTATTAATGCCTTcttaaccaaaaacaaaaatgtaagacacacattaaaatacacacacacggtGATAAacaaatgtgcacattttaagaaaagaaaaaactgtattaaaattgtaatactgaacaTATGCcagtaacaaaaaatgaatacaagtcatgtgtatacatttttttgataccCCCGATATATGCATTTACACATACCTAACAGTTTTTAACCTTTATTGCAGTTTTACTAGGTTGTACTCATTGTATAAGCTTCTTTTATGTCATGAATTTATGTTATGAAATTATGTCATTCACAGGATTTCCCTTTTCAACCTTGGCTAACCAGAAAGTTCCAAGTGACAAAGTCAAATTAAGTGTGTTTCCAACGAAACACTGTACACCAGGCACACTAACCTGGAAAGGTGATTTTAGCATCCGATCTCTGCTGTAGCAGGAGCTTATTTTCCGTGTTGAATAAGAAGACACTAAAAGCTCGATGCAATAATCCTGAAACCAACAGCAATActattaatttagttttaatatgCCAGTTATTTGCCTGTTTCTGTACTTGGGATCCAGGATACCAGTAACTTGCTGCCATTGCTGCTTTTCCCATTCTTCTATTTAGTGAGTCCTGGCATGGCTGCAATGGAGAAGAGCTCGGGCATACCGGGCACACTGGCAGTCTCTCCTCTGGGGGTTCCCAGCTCAGTGAGCCTCCTCCTGAGGAAGCTGGAAGGCATGTGCTTCCCTCTGTGATACTGTCTGTGTGTCCATCAGAAAGAAAGCATTATAGGCTTGACAAGTGCCACTCTGCTAGTATTAGTCTGTTCCCTCTTCTACAAAACCAGAATAATCCTGAAGAAGCTGATTAAAAGACATGAAGTGGAAAGAAATAGCTGTTATTCAGGGAAAGTAGCACGACAAGTTCTCCTCTTAACACCACTACCTAAGTGGAACCAAAGATACAATATGACATGATTAAAACCACATCTCCTTTACCAACGTGCTTTTCTCAGCTACTTGTAAATGCCTAGGCAAACCACTTTCTAAAAGGCTGTTTTAAAACAGTACCTTTCTCGATGTTTTCATTCAGGTGACAATTCTTTTTGGTCTCAGCCCCAATCTTGTTGTCATTTTCATCGATAAGTATGCACATCTCTGCCAGGAGCTTAACCTGTTGCTCATCCAGGCCGTCAGTGGTGATTTCTGGCATAGTTACGGGATGTCTGGTCTGTCCCAGAAAACTAAGAAGAGAAAGGCCATTACACCACACTTCTCTGAATGTCATATAAACGTAGTGGCAAGGCAATTCCCAGTCCACCAGCCCAGTAAGCAACTCAGCCATTTCAAAGGGTACGAACTGTGCTTGCTGCTAACTGCGTTCCCatttctgtccccaccccagccatCATTTCTCCTACAGGAATCAGCTGCCTTTCTATCACAGCCACTCTTAACTGCCGGACTCGATGTTCTCTAAATTCTTGTCCTACGACAGACACTGTGCAGCACTTGACAGTCAATCCTCCCTCTATATACTTTTCTTCCTTGAGTGTCTGTGACCTATCCCCAACCTAACTTTTCATCCTATTTTTCAACAAGTTTCTGCATTGTGGTAACACTTATATCTACCTATACTACACGTGGGTTATGTTACAATCATCACCACCCCAACTATGTTGGCATTCCGTCGTGGGCCACGTACCAATCTCTGTTGAAATCCATTTCTCAGGGTCCAATTCATGTGCCAAACACTTAAGAACCTTTTCCAAATACCCTAGTAAGATTAACCCAATTTTCCTCATCCGGGCTCCTGCTCAGATGGCCGCTGCTGCGACCACTCTCTATGGGCAGCACCGTAACGCCACTGCGGACGCACGAGACTGAATTCACGGCTGCCGTGGGGTTCTCGGCGCGGTGTCACCCCGCCGCAGCGCTAACGCAGCCACCGACGGTGTACAAACTGTCCCCAAGAAACTACCGACGGGCAGTGAAACTGAAATTCCACTCCATTTTCACATGCCCCcaagtatttccttcttttgggTTCCCCCCGAAATAACCAAATATGAAAAGCCATTTTTAGGTCATAGGACATAAAAACAGGCGGTGGGTCCGGATATGGTCTCCCGGCCGCTTTTGGTCCCACCCTACCGGAGCGCAGAGGCTCCTCGCTCTGAGTCCCCGGGGCCCTTGGAGACCCCACCCCCCCGTCTCTCCCTTAGGGACCCCCCCATTCCCAGTCTCTACCCCTGGGGGCCTCTGGGAGCCCTAGGTCTCTCCCCTCGGgtactcccagtacctcagacgCCGGCCGTCCTCAGGATGCCGCTGCGCTGCGCACGCTTTAAACGCACCGCGCCTCCACACCCAGGCCCCGCCTACTGGCGCCGCGCGACCAATCGTCCGCGCCGGTGCCAGAGCGCGCCACATGTCAGCAGGCCAATCGCGCGCCGGCCCGCACCTGACGTCACAATCGCGCGGTGGCGCCACGCCCGGCTTGCGCAGGGCCTGCTCGCTGGGCGGGGCGCGGAGAGACCTTCACGTGGAGGCGTAGGTGCTCCCACTCGGTCACTCGAGTCCCTCGACCGACCGTAGAGCCACGTGCCGGGCTCCTTTGGAAACAGTGGGTGGGTCTGGCGGCGCGCTGAAGGACGACTCCGGTCGCGCGCAGAGGTGTAGAGGCGCGCCTACGCGCGGGTTCTGCGCACTAACCCGGAAGTCCGGCGTCGGTCACTGAGGCTTGGCTCCGCCCGCTGGCTATGGGCGTCAACGCGAATGAGAAGACAGTCTCGATGTGCTAAGTTGGAGGCTACTCGCACTGAGCTTCCTTGTTTGGGTTCGTTGAAGAGTTTGTCTCCAATGGGGAAGTTCTACAGGTCCTAAGGCAGTGTGGTTCCCGAGAACGGGTTAGCAGAGAGACCGCGGTAGAAGCAGTTTAAGGAGACACGTGCTTGGGAAGGACCGAGCAGGTGGCATTCATTTACTTATATCTTCATGGAAGGTTATGTGTTAGGAATACTTTAATGCGGACTACATGTGAAATTGTTTTTCACAATTTAAGTCATTATAAAGTATATGTAATTGAAATGAAGTTTAGCctgataatggagaaaataaaatggagtaagCATTGCTAAAAGAGTCACTTAGAATAGAGTCAGGAGCTGTTAGGGAAGTGGGGCCTCTGCGCGtcttgtgcctcagttccccGAGTTGCTAGACGAGTTGTTAAACTCAGCTCAAGGCTGAGCCATAAATATCGTAGAGCAACTCATGTATGAACACACATGGacttgttaaaaaagaaaattcaactgagtaaatttgaagatctcgATGGCTTTATTAAGCGATCATGAACCGGAcacatcccatctagcaactggAAGGAAGGGCGCTCCAAGGAGCTATACAAAATGGAAGGATTTTACAGGAAGAAGACGGGCGCAGGGGAGCTGttacaggaagaaaagagaggattTTGGGGGGGAACCACATCGTCTTTTctttggaggaagaaaagggggaggaTTTTTATCATGGAGATCGTCTTTCTATGGGGGATGGAGAAGGCATATGTGACAAATGACCTTATTGATACTTGACCATAATATTCCATATGGTTGATTATGACTGTGTTTCTGGGAGAAGTTGAAATTGCAGTTAGATCAGTTATTAAATCTAGATTAGGTGtcatgggcttttagcatgagtaatgccattttgggcctgcgtttttggttgtttttttttttttttttttttttttttgctttaacaGGCTTTACTTTCTCTGTAGTTTTCGTCCCCCTCATTTGCATATTGGAACTAACCAATCCCTGTTAACCTAGCAGCAATTCTTTACTTTCATGAAAGAATTACATTTTGTGATCGTTGCCATTATAAACCCCTTCCCTTCTTTGTTCTCTCCAGAGCACGGTTTgagttgctacctgaatctgtgtgtTTAAGATTCAAATCCTTTGAGacctcaaataaacttttaaattgtttcatagCCTCAGATATTTATTGGTCAACATTACATGGTGTCAGACACATGGGATCCAAAGCAACTTGCTTGTTCCTCAGAATCCATGGTGCTCTGTTGTCTCCTTGCCATTCCCAGATTGTCTTGGTAAGTACTCCTGCTCTACTTGAGATTCAGGTTTATTTGGATGATGTCTGTTGCAGAACTTAATGTATCTATCTGGTTTGTCTGCAGGATTCAACATGCCCATCTGGTGAGTAATTAGTCTTCTGGTTCTCTGTCAGAGTACTGTTTCTGTAGAATCGGGAGTTCATGTTCTACAGGAATGGTTGCTGAGTGGCCACCATCAGGAACTCCTGATGTTCGAAAATTACAAGCCCTCGTCTTATAAATTACTACCTGGGGTGATTTACAACTAAATTGTCCATGATGGGGAATTTTTGCCGTCCATAAACTTGCTTTTCTCAAAGCTAAATTAGGAAACAGTggctcaaaaataaaacaaactggaATGTATACCTATTTTAATTGGTACCTTGAAGTTTCCATACATATTCAGGACTCTGAGTTAACCGAGGTTAgcaactagaaaataaaaagtaaagatggcttctgaggcctctttttcccctcccttgtCTTTGTCTCTGGGGGAGGTGGGCGCAGTGATGAGACAGGTAAAGCATTGACAGGAACAAGCTTGGAAGTTAACAGGAATGAGCTTAAAGATTAACCGTTTGGATCTGGCTCTGAATCCCCAATTAGCACAATCAGAAAAACAGCATAAATCACAgaagaaggtgaccatagtggtaaCTCCATGCAAGCCAGTAAACACCCTAAATCATGGATGGGAGCCAGCAAGACAAACTTACTGTAACGAGCTTGGCAACCAACAAGATAAGCCTGTAGGGATGTAATTAAGTACATCCCTAGTTTCAGGTTAACTGCGATAAGAAACCCCCACAAACTagcagcccccacctccctgcagGGCAAACTTAACCCAGGCTTCGAGGGAGAGCTCGGAGCAGCTGCCTACTCTAGACCCCACCCGCTGTAACTCCTCTgccaatgtttttttaaataaactttctaacttctattcctttgTGCCTTGTGAATGCTTTCACAACCTATAAGCGACCATGATATGCAGCAGCCCTCTTCTGCTCAGGCTCCACCTCTGATGCCATTTTCTTATCTCCCTGTCTAGGAAAACCTACCCCTTTAAGTTCAGGCCTTGTGAGACCACTGTGTTGACATTCTGAGCTTTCCAACTTTCATTCATACACTTGCTTTCTGGTTCTTTCTGATCGTGTTTGTCGATGAGTCCATTTTAAAGGACACCATTAAAAGAGACACTcttgggggtggtagatgagggtaaaggggatcaaatatatggtgatggaaggagaactgactctgggtggtgaacacacaatgggatttatagatgatgtagtacagaattgtacacctgaaatctatgtaactttactaacaattgtcaccccaataaactttaattaaaaaaaaaaaaaagagatgctCTCAAACTTCTCAGCGGTGATAGGATGCATTCTTTGATGGATATATAGAAGCTTCTAAAAGACATAGTCCATCTGCCAGAAATGTAATTTGgatctagtttttcttttgagttttgtaTGATTGTATCTAAAATACAACTAACGTTTTAAAATGGAAGCTATGAGATTTCTGTCTGTGTCTATCCATAAGTTTATGTATGTCTATGTATGtacgttatatatatatatatatttttctacctcTGGATGATATGgctaaaattaatttgtaaactCAAAATTAGATTGTAAGAGAGCCCTATTCAATCTGCTTAAAAACAAATGAGTCTTCATATGAATGGAAGAAATACAACAGAAACTAACTCAAAtgcttttcaagtgcacattgcCAACTGCTGGTCAGTGTCAATAGGAACTCCCAAGTTGGGGTGTGgtaaagaaggaaactttatttagtgcaaacagctcaatgGTGATACAGCATGGCTATGGAACAGCTCAGTAGTGTCGCAGCTCAATTAAGAGACAGCATGGCCGTGGAAAAGCAGGGCTGCTAGGCAGCCCTGGGGTGAGGCCCCTCTCTGGCCAGACAGCTGTCCTCTGCTCTGCCCCACCTGCTCTTCTCTGCTCTGGCCCAGTGAGATTTCTTTGGTATTTCAGCTCCATCCAAAGAAAAGGTTTTCTGTGGAAAGAGAAGTATGCTCTCAGCCAGATTGGAGCTTACTTACATAGAAGACCCCGCCCCTGGTCCCTGATTGTTCCATCCTCATGCGAATGAGGATGCTAAATCCTcgcagtttgattggtccaaaaggcactgtcagaatggagccactctgattggtcagtgaagatgctgATAGGGATATAGCTTTCAGCTCTGATTGAATGGGGAAagcctcagtcctattggttgaaatgcAGTTCCatgaactcctttataagggctggctcaGATCACAGGAACAGACCCCCTGGTTAGAAACAGTTACTAGGATAGGTTTTCAAATTTGAGCCTAGTTATCCACCAGGAGTCCTTCTTTGTAgatatcttctttctcagggttcACAACATGATCTCGGATTAGTTTTTAGTAAATAAAACCTAGCTTAAGGGGGTTGGTTCAATTGAAACAGGAATGTCTTCAGAGTTATTAGTActgtaaaataatgcaaatatgcCACTCATTATACTTGGGTTTATAAGTCAAATAAGCTCGTATTTTCTCTGTTACAAATTTATcagcaagaaaaataagataatggCTAATTGCTTTAAAGTCTCATGAAGTCCTCAGGagtaatttaaatattgttgACAAATCCAACAAAAGGCACTGGAGAATAAGGAAACTTATTCAAATAACAATTTGCAAAACAGGGAGACACAGCCTGTGCTAGAAACTGAAAGTGTGCTCCTTCAAAACAAAGGGGAGGCTGtcttttacagagaaagttttccagattgtgcagttctgattgggcAGGACAGGTGTCAGTCCATTGGTTGAGTGGTCATATGGTGCTAGTGGAACAGGGACCCTTTGCTCTCCCCTGCAGGGGTTGCCTCAGCTGTGAAAATAGGACAGTCCCTGGTTCGTGAGAGGCCCCTGTCAGTAAACAGCCGCCAGACTCTAATTCTGAATTCAGGCCCAGTTAACAACATGGAGTCCAAGCCCATGTCAACAGATAAATTCCTTCCTGGGGTTCACATTAGATCATTTTCCTTTTGGGGGTCACACAAAACATGATTGTTGAAAACAAGTGGTTTAACTAGAGACAAATGGGATAAGAATTTCTAGGTGAATTTTTCAGCACTTTCCAAAATTCTTTGGTTGATCCAAAACTTGAAATTTGCTACGTTAAGTTAAATGATGAAttaaatcaaactttaaaaaagagcTGAGATTAGGATAGGCAATGCAGTTGTCCACTAGATTTGGGGCTGGCAGACAAGATGGGGGACAGAATAATAAATTGGAGACCTGAGTGTGCCATTTTGCAAGGCTAGTAGGAAGGCACACGATTAACATGTCTCAGATTAACATCCAGGTACTTTTGACTAAGCCTGATTAGGATGCTAAGAGGTGGGATCTCTGGGAAAGCATAAGAATGAAGAGTAGGATGTGGTGAGCGGAGATTACTGTGTGTGGAAAGTAAGGTGCACCAGTGTTTAGTGAAAGAAGGTATGAGGAGAGGAAATGCATTTGtggtaaaggaaaaggaagtaattTTGTCTTATAGTCTTATGTCTTATGTTCcagaataagaaggaaaaagataggATAAAAGCTGAAAGGTATGTGAAAGTTACAGAAGATTTGCAtaagttgtagaaggtttgtgGAAAGAAATCTTGACAGAAGAAATCTTGCACATAGTCAAGCTAAGTAAGATTAGAGTAGATTTATTTAACTTTTGCTATCAAAGATACACCAAtacaggggcagccggatggctcagttgattagagcgcgagctctcaacaacaaggttgccagttcaattccctcatgggatggtgggctgcgccccctgcaactaaaagattgaaaaccatgactggacttggagctgagcagtgacctccacaactagattgaaggacaatgacttgacttggacctgatggtccctggaaaaacacaatgttccccaacattccccaataaaataaaagaaataatgcaatTTCACGCACTACCTCAGACTTACTGAATTGCAATctgtactaaaaaaaataataaagtacacTAATACAAAGCTAGaatttggttttctctctttgtcaAAAAGGACAAAATTTTCCTGCACTTCTGAAGGCGGAAcatgtctctgtgagtccccaaacgATGTAGGGGGCTTTGGAGTGAGagccaggatcgtgtctcgtgagaccgaagaatggaaacacggacccaggagaggcaaagagtttttaagaggatagtttattgaaagcgaAGGGTCAG
Protein-coding regions in this window:
- the IDI1 gene encoding isopentenyl-diphosphate Delta-isomerase 1 isoform X1, whose product is MWRALAPARTIGRAAPVGGAWVWRRGAFKACAAQRHPEDGRRLSFLGQTRHPVTMPEITTDGLDEQQVKLLAEMCILIDENDNKIGAETKKNCHLNENIEKGLLHRAFSVFLFNTENKLLLQQRSDAKITFPGCFTNTCCSHPLSNATELEEDDAMGVRRAAQRRLKAEFGIPLEQVPPEEMKYLTRIHYKAQSDGIWGEHEIDYILFVRKNVTLNPDPNEIKSYCYVSKEEMKEILEKAASGEIKLTPWFKIIAEAFLFKWWDNLSHLSQFVDHEKIHRM
- the IDI1 gene encoding isopentenyl-diphosphate Delta-isomerase 1 isoform X2, with product MDFNRDCFLGQTRHPVTMPEITTDGLDEQQVKLLAEMCILIDENDNKIGAETKKNCHLNENIEKGLLHRAFSVFLFNTENKLLLQQRSDAKITFPGCFTNTCCSHPLSNATELEEDDAMGVRRAAQRRLKAEFGIPLEQVPPEEMKYLTRIHYKAQSDGIWGEHEIDYILFVRKNVTLNPDPNEIKSYCYVSKEEMKEILEKAASGEIKLTPWFKIIAEAFLFKWWDNLSHLSQFVDHEKIHRM